The nucleotide window TGCGGCCGAGAAACCGATAGCGCAAAGATAGCCTGCCGGGGAGTTGATCAGATACCGGATCTGGGCGCCAGGAAGGGGAGTATAGCCGAGATAGTGATAGCGGTCGATAAATTCGTTCCAGAGATAGGAATCCTTCTTGGAGGTGACACGTATTAGCTCTAGAGGAAGTAATGACTTCAACGGTCCGGAGATCTCCTTCCCTGCTTCGCCATGCTTCGTCCGTCGGGAAAACTTCCGGCCATTAGCGTTAGATCTCCTGGGCTCCGGCAATGTGATCATGCCACAGCGATGTAACCTGAGGAGCAGCACCCGGCAGCTCATGTCTTTAAGGCCTCCGTCCGGCTTAAACCAGGACCAGGCCCGACAGACCTCGCGGGAGATTCGCACCCGGGTGGCTTTAGGATCGGAGGCAATAATCCGGCGGATCATCTCAATATCGTCAATTATGAGAGACCGGCCGCAGACGGTGAGCGGGAAATCAGCCAGGATGCTCCCTCCTAATATCGTACTTCCGGACAATCCCGTCCGGAATCTTCCAGGGCAGGAACCGTTCCAGATCCTTTGGAGACCGCCCTCCTTGGCGCAGGCATCAAGGTAATACCGGAGGTACGCCTCTGCATTCAGGTTGTGTTTGGCTGCGGTCTGCAGGATGGACATGGATGCCGCCAGCAGATTGCCGCTCCACTCGGAATGAGTACCGTAGCAGCTCATGCGCCCCAAAGCGCCCGGCCTCAAGCACCGCTCGGCTAGATTATTGTCCATGGGCACGAACGGATTTTTGACAAAGGTAGTCAACCCGTCCCAGTGCTTTAAGGGCGCTGGAAAGCACCTTTTTCTTCTGCCAGTGCAGGCCGGGGTCTGAAAGTTTTAAACGGATCGACTGCAGCATCGCCTCCAGTGCGTTCTCCAGTGCTTCTTGGGCAACCTGGAAGAGTTCTGTCTGATCCAGCACGGCCAGTCTCTCTTTATTCAGGCGGTAGATTTAAAGCGATCCTATTCACCCAGAGATCCGCCCAGTCTTTCAAGCAGTTAAGAGATTTGCCGGCATTGACAAAATCACGGCGATAATGTGCCCAGCAGAGAGCTCTCACTAACCCCTTGATCATGTCTGCCAGTTTGCCGTNNNNNNNNNNNNNNNNNNNNNNNNNNNNNNNNNNNNNNNNNNNNNNNNNNNNNNNNNNNNNNNNNNNNNNNNNNNNNNNNNNNNNNNNNNNNNNNNNNNNNNNNNNNNNNNNNNNNNNNNNNNNNNNNNNNNNNNNNNNNNNNNNNNNNNNNNNNNNNNNNNNNNNNNNNNNNNNNNNNNNNNNNNNNNNNNNNNNNNNNNNNNNNNNNNNNNNNNNNNNNNNNNNNNNNNNNNNNNNNNNNNNNNNNNNNNNNNNNNNNNNNNNNNNNNNNNNNNNNNNNNNNNNNNNNNNNNNNNNNNNNNNNNNNNNNNNNNNNNNNNNNNNNNNNNNNNNNNNNNNNNNNNNNNNNNNNNNNNNNNNNNNNNGAATTTCATGACCGGGATATGGGCGAGACAAAGCGTTGGAGAACATTCCCTTGGGTATGACCTGCGGCTGCTTGGGTGCAGTGACAGATCTCGGGCCGGGGCAATTGCAGGTATTGAAAGCCTTCTTGCGAATATGCTTTTTGCGCACGAATCTTATTTCATAATCGATCTCGTAAGAGACTTCCGCAAAGCCGGAGAGCGACCGGAGTTTACCGCAGTGGGGGCAATACATTTCGTCATCCGGGATCTCATGAATCACTGTGATTTCGGAAAGGTCGGGGATTTTGCGTCCGTGACCCTGATGGCCGAACCTGGCGCCCCGCTTCCCGCCTTGAGCCGGGACACAATCACCGTCGCTTTCGGGAACCCCTGTTTGTTGATCAGTTTGGGGCGCCGGCTGCTTTTCGGAGGAACGGCCAAAAATGGCGCTGTTACGTTTATTGATTAATGCCCTTAGGCGCTCATTTTCCTCCGTCAATTCTTGTTTTTCTTGATTGGCTTGCTCGAGTTCAAAATCCTTCTGTCTGACTATCGGGCAATCAGGAAAAGAACAAGCGGCGCTTAAAGACCAGACTGGATTTTCTTGAAGGCATGCTGATAAAGTGTTCATGCTCTAATTATGCAATAAAAATAGTTACGTGTTCAGTCCCATTAATTAAATTTTTAAGTCAAACAACAAACAGGAAAAGGCAGGAAGCAACGAGGTTATGGAGTTAAAGCGGGTTCACTGAATACTTACTCTTTTTCCCTGCTTTTCTTTTTTCAGTGAATGTCTGTGAATCATATGGTGAGGAAGCTTATGAGCCAGTGTTTCCAGGGTTTGTGAATTATTACTGAGATTGATTATTGTTATTTAACTTCTGGACCTGACTCGCCTTGTAAATGGTGGAGGTGTAGAATGGGCAGAGCTTTTGAATGAGCAGTACAATCCCGCACACAATAAGCACAGCATATATAAGAGGATATATAATATGAACCACATATTCCGGATACGTCAGCGCCCTGAAATAAAGAACGCCCCAGCGCATTGCCGTGAACCATATGCCGTATACAAGAAACGGCACGCCTGCAGGGACCTTCCCGCGGAAATACAGCCAGAGCGCCGGCGCCAGCCCAAGCAGCGCCAGTACCAGCTCCATAAGCTGCGTGGGGTACTGCGGCAGGTCCAGGTCTACGTCCACATTACCGAAGAAGGGCAGTGTTTGGATGGTCAGAACGGGTTCGACGGATTCGTGCGGGAACCGTACGCCCAGCCAGCCTTGCGTGAGCCTGCCGCCGCAGCAGCCGTTGAGAAAGCAGCCTACTCGCGCCAGCGCGAAGGCCGCCGCCGTGGGCAGCACGAAGGTGTCGAGAAGCGGCCACAAGCCCCGTCTGAAAACAAACGACATCGCAAAAAGAGCTGCGAACGCGCCCGCTATACCTCCATAGAGTGAAAATCCGGCCAGCCTGAAGGAAAACGGCGTCAGGCCTCCGGCGTAGTTGCCGGGATTCACCGCCCAGTTCCAAAGGCGCGCGCCCAGAAAAAAGCCCGTTGCCATCGCCGCGAGCAGCAAAAGCGAACGGAGGTAGCCGAGTCGCTCCCTCCGCAGAATGACCAGCGCGGACACCGCGCCCGCGGCGGCTGCTAACGCCGCAAACAGGCTGTATGCGTGGAGGTCGATAGGCGCTCCAAAAAGCCGCAGGTGCAGGACAGGGCACATCAGGGGTTATTCGCCGGGAGCGGATGTCTGCCGGTCAGCCTGGCATCGATGTAGAAATCTCCCTCTGCCCCCGTCTCGAAACACCGCAACGTCCAGTCGATCTCTACGGTGTCGTTGGCGCCGTATGCGGCTCTCGCCACTCCCTTTATTGACATTATTTTGCCAAAAAACTCCCTGCTCTTGCCAAAGGCGGGATGATTGTAGTCGACGATCAGTTCGCCGTTTTTATAGGTGAACGGTATCTCTTCCGGTTTGCCGTCCGTACCCTTCAGAACGATGCTGCCCTTATCCTGCCCCGTCTTTACGATCTCGAACGGCGTCTTTTCGGGTTTCCCCAACTCCTGCTTCAGCGTTTCATCATTCAGCTTGCTCAGATCCAGGTTATCCAGGTCACAGCCCTGGTCGCTGCCGCTGGTCTTCGCGCTGGGCTTCGCTCCAGCGCTCTGCTTGGCCGCATCGGCTTTCAGCTTGTCTATGATGTGAACGTCGGTAACCTGAAATATGCCGTCAAACTTGCCCACCAGTTCGTCCAGCGTCGGGAACATCACGAGATCCGCCAGGACGGGAACCGTTTTCGCGGATCCGCTGGGATTTGTGACCAGCAGCAGGTACTGCGTCTTGTTAACGAGGGCCTGCTTAAAGCTCCTGACATCGACTGTGGAACCGGCGGCCCGCGTTACGGTGGCAGTAATCCTCGTCACGTTAGCAGGATTGTTTACGGCGATGGAAAACAGCCGCATGTCCAGGCCGCTTTCCGGGGACGTGAACCGGAGTGTCATGCCGTCGTTCAGCACGCCCGCTAGCTCTGGTTTAACTCTCACGGCCAGAGCCCTTGCGCCCAGCGCCGGCACGTCGACTGCCGCCTCGCCCAACTCGATCGTCTCGCCGGTCTTGGAGGCCCTGTCGATCTCTTCCTGCGAGGAGTTCTTCAAGTACAACGGCGCGCCTTCCGTTTTATCCCATCCCCTTGATATGCTGTTATGGAGCGTTATTGGTATGTAGGCTCTGAATACGGCGGACTTCCCGAACACGACGGACTCGTAAAAGTCCCCCGCCCATTTAGCCGGATCGCCCGTGGCGGACAGAATAGCGTCGCGCGGTGCAATTCCCATGTCGAAGTTTTTATATGCCTTCAGAATGAAATCATCGCTGCCGAACTTGTCCGCCAGGAAATCGATCACCAGAGCGCGTGCGTAACCTGCTCTCCTTGTGTCTTCGGGCGAGTAAATGCCGTCGAATATCATCGCCCGGGTTCCTTCGGCGTGTTCTGGTATTTTACCCAGTACCAGGCCTTCATGGTAGGTGGCCGTGGCTTCGTCGAACCACTCGCTGCGGGAGCCTTTCGTCGTATAGTTGGACTGCACGGCGTGGAACCACTCGTGAAAGATTGACGACCTGAGGATATTATGGTCGCCCTCGCTTAATGCCGCCTTGCTGATATTTATGAAGCCGTTGTCGGGCTGGCGGCCTAACACCATGTTCCTCCAGCCGGTCTCCTCGTACGCGGCGAATATCCCCTCGCTTATACTTCTGAGGTACACATCAAACGGCCACTTGGTGCGCTTGCTGTATATGTATCCGCCTGCGAGATACGCCCGGTAGGCGTCTTCGAAATCGGTCAGTACGCGCCTGGCGTCTTCCTTGATTGGCTTCGAACTAGCCGGAAAGATGAACATGAAGTGGCCGCCATCTTCAAAAAAGGCGCTCCCATCGAATGACATCACGTACATCCTGAGGTTGCTGGGCTGGGCATACGCCACACCCATGGATAACAAAGGCCGGTTCAATTGAATCAGCGCCTCGTTGGCATAGTCCGACGGCACGACCTCGGCCTCGGCCCAGCCGTCCACGATGTTAGCCCCGACGTAGCGGTAGACGACGCGTACGTCCTCGCCGTCAGCGCCTTTTACCTCCGCCCCCAGACCGATCATGACATTCTTTTCCGGCCGGCTCGCGGGGAACTTGATGCGCACCGTGACGGGCTTGTCGATGGGTTTGTCTATATCCAGAGCATAGAGGAACGTGGATAAAAGACCATCCGGCCTGCTGTCGCCGCCGGGTTTCAGGCGCGTAAGCCTGACGTTCACCGGCTCCTCGACATCGCCGCTGCCGAACTCAAGCTTCAGGTCCTCCAGCTCTACCACGCCGCCCCCGGGTAAGATGACGGCGCTCACCCCTTTTACGAACAGCCTCGGCCCCAAACACACTGCCAGCACCGCGATGATTAACACTACGGTCAGCCCCACCCCGAGGCCCACCGCCAGCTTCTTCCGGGACTTTTCGAGCTGCGGAGCGGGCTCCGGCGCAGAAAGCTCCGGCGCAGCGGTGACGGGCGGCTGCCCCGGCTCCTGCGCGTTGTTTCCCTGTCTCACGGGAGACTTACACCCAGGACAGAACTCGGCCGCTTCCGGGAGCTGATTTCCACATTTCGGGCAAAGCATACCTGTACCCTCCTCCGGTACGCCGCCTGACACCGGTCAGCCGGCCTTTTCTAACTAACTTAGATAAATGTAAAAGGATTGGTAAAGTATGGCTTGTGTATAACATGGTAATAAATGGTTATCATGGTTATAATTTTTCTTTGATCACACCTGTACGGAAAGCGCTTAAGAGCATCTCAAGATAATAGATTTGTTTTTTCAAATCCTGGCCATTATCGGTATCAGCTATCTTCTTCCGGTCAACAACCTTCTCAACAGTGCTTAATTCAGAGTGCATATCCGTTCCTTCATTTACCGATTTTTCTCTGGATTCGAAAGGTTCATGCTTTGCCAGCATCAGACCGTAGGAATTATAGATCAAAGTATAACCGGCTATCCCCGTTTCTCTTTGATAGGCTCTCGCAAATCCACCGTCAATAACCAGCAGTTTGTTGTTGGCTTTTATTGGACTCTCCCCTTTTTTAGCCTTCACAGGCACATGTCCATTAACGATATGTCCATCGTCCGGATCAAGCCCAAACTCGGCAAGAATCATCCTGGCAACCTTTTCATCATCGACCAAGGTATAATAAGGGGTATAGTGTTCCTTGTGCGGAGTTTTGTCATCAATGAAATACCTTTCAAAAGTTGCCATCTTGTCCTTGCCGAACAGCGGGGAATCATGGTGACACCATAAATACCAAAGAATATCTGTAGAACTTTCCTTGTTTTCTCTGCCGAAATAGGCTTCCCGGGACCACAGCTCCAAATTATCCAGCAGATACTTGCCTGAAGATTCCACACCATTGAGTCTTATTTTCTTAAAGGTCCCGTCAGGATTCATGGGAATGGATGCATGGAACAACAGGTTGGAGTTGTATTTCAGGTACATGCTGCCTTTGGCGTACATAAACCGGATATGCTCCTGGAGCTTTTCACTTTTCATAAACGTATAACGGAGCTTGTTGATTACTGATTTTTCTTCTTCGGTCAGCTTCCAGGGCTCGTTGGGGTCGACGGTCGGGAAGCTCTGGTCATTCAGTTTGTATACTACGCCGTCAACGTTGATGGTGTTTTCCTCATAATTGATTTTATCTAAAAGTAATCGGTTGTTCATTTCATATTCGGGGTGGTTTAAAATAAGTTCATGCTCGAGTTTGAACTGGATCATAGAGATCGCCTTATGCATTTTGGCAAGAAGATCAAAACTCGAATCCGGCACGGTATCACTGGAGCTCATTTTTGGTTTAAATTGGATGCATTCATCATCCTTATAAGCATCCATTGCAAATGTAGCCAGGGGAAACAGATTAATCCCATAGCCTTCTTCCAGGATATCCATGTTGGCGTATCTCAGGCAGATACGGACTACGTTGGCAATACAGGAACGGTTGCCCGTAGCTGCGCCCATCCAGAGAACGTCGTGGTTTCCCCACTGAATATCCATGGAATGATGTTTCATCAGTGTATCCATGATGAAATGAGGCCCTGGTCCCCTGTCGTAAACATCACCGACTATGTGCAGATGATCGATGGTGAGTCTCTGGATCACGGCGGAGATATTGATAATAAAGTCGTCCGCCATATCCAGCCCGACAATAGTATCAATGATTTTATTGTAGTATTCTTTTTTGTTGAACCGGTACTCATCCTCATGAAGCAGCTCCTGAATGATGTAGGCAAATTCCGGAGGAAGCGCTTTTCTGACCTTGGAACGGGTATACTTTGACGAAGCGTCCCTGCACACCTGGATCAGCCTGTAAATGGTGACCTCATACCAGTCGGAAAGGTTAATCTCCCTCTCTTTAACCAGGTGAAGTTTATCTTCAGGGTAATAGATAAGTGACGCAAGCTCATTGATATCGTTTTTAGAAAGTGTCTTTCCCAGCACATCATTGATTTTTCTTTTTACAACGCCCGATGCGTTTCTCATTACATGGTCAAATGCTTCGTATTCTCCATGAAGATCGGTAAGGAAGTGCTCGGTGCCTTTGGGGAGATTCAAAATGGATTTGAGGTTGATGACCTCGGACGCCGCCTGTGATATAGTGGGGAATTTTTTAGACAGGAGCTCAAGATAATCCTGATGCTCAATCAGCTCTTTTGTAGTAAAATTATCCAAAGTACAACCCTCCATATAATGTCCCGGAGTAGGACATAAAATAAAAAAGTAGACAACACTAAAAGACGAAAGGCCATTGCCATATTTCGCCCGGGTATTCGGTAAGGTATAGTCTTATAAATAACTATTCTCTTAAAATCTTCAACTTCCTTTAAGGATTAACAGCTAAAGAATATTTTTCATAATTAACAAAGTATGAAATCTTGGAGGATTATCTTGGAGCAGTACAGAAGAGTTCCATAATATATGTACACAGTTCCATAATATATGTACACAAAAAAGGAGGAAAAAGAATGCCGCTGGTAACTTCAACTGAAATGTTTAAAAAAGTCTATGGGAAATGTGCCGTCGGAGCGTTTAATGTCAACAACATGGAAATCATCCAGGGAATTGTTGATGCGGCCAAGGAAGAACAAGCCCCTTTGATTTTGCAGGTTTCGGCCGGAGCCAGGAAATACGCCAAACATATTTACTTGATGAAACTGGTAGAGGCTGCCGTAGAGGACAGCGGTTTGTCAATTTGTCTGCACCTGGATCACGGGGAGGATTTCGAGATTTGCAAGTCCTGTGTTGACGGCGGTTTTACCTCGGTGATGATCGATGGTTCAAAGCTGCCTTTTGCAGAAAATATTGCCCTGACTAAAAAAGTTGTCGAGTATGCGCATGCCAATGGTGTAACGGTAGAAGCCGAGTTAGGACGGCTGGCCGGTGTCGAGGATGATGTGAATGTCAGCGCCAAGGATTCCAGCTACACTGATCCTGACCAAGCCATTGAATTTGTCCGGAAAACTGGCTGCGATTCCCTTGCCGTCGCGATTGGCACCAGTCACGGAGCCTATAAGTTCAAGGGGGAAGCCAAGCTTGATTTCGCCCGCCTGGAAAAAATCGCCGCTCTGCTTCCCGGCTATCCCCTGGTTTTGCATGGCGCCTCCACCGTGCTGCCGGAATTTGTGGTCAAATGCAATCAATACGGGGGAGAGATTAAGGGAGCCCAGGGCGTTCCCGAAGAGATGCTCAGAAAGGCCGGAACTATGGGAGTATGCAAAATAAATATTGATACCGATCTCCGCCTGGCCATGACGGCTTCCATCCGGGAGCATTTTGCTTTAAACCCTGCTGATTTTGATCCCCGTCAGTATCTCAGGCCAGCCAGGGAGGCCATTATAAACATGGTCAAGCACAAGATCAGGAACGTCTTAAACTGCAGCAACCAGCTCTAAGCAATAATCACCTGGAAACAATGCTCTAAGAAGCAAGGGGGAAGCATGGGGACAGTTCTCATGCTTCCTAGATTAAACGAGGAAAAAATCTTCGTCTTAATGAAATATTTCCTGTCCCTTACTTCCTTCCTGGTTTTTATGCTTACGGCGACCGCTTTCAGTTAGTATGAGAAGCAGGAATAATCCTGCACCAACGAGCGTATATAACCGGGGAGTTTATAAGTTGCATGCACAAGCGAACATTTTGTGCTCATAATGCTTAGCCTCGCTGTTACAGTAATATTGTTTTTGTTGCAATGCTATCACAAAAAGCACGGTCATGTTCAATAAATAGAAGAGTCGGCTTATAGTATCCGAGCAGATCTTCGATTTGCATTCTGGATATGACGTCAATGTAGTTGAGCGGCTCATCCCAAATGTACAGATGGGCTGATTCGCATAGACTTCGGACAATTATGACCTTTTTCTTCTGTCCATCGCTGAAATCACTGATGTCCATGTCGAACATGCCTCTTGAAAAATCGAGCTTGCGAAGTATGGTTTTAAACAGAGTTTCATCAATACCTGATTCTCTGGCGTAATCAGTGAGGTTACCCACCAGACCCGAAGCGTCTTGACTGACATAAGAGATCTTCAATCTGCTCCCTTTTCTTATTATGCCTTGATATGGAATGGGTTCACCCAGGATAAGCTTGGCAATGCTTGATTTGCCGGAACCGTTTTTCCCACACAAAGCAATTCTGTCCCCTGATTGAATACTGAAACTGATCCCTTCGCATATTTTACGTTCTCCGAAGATGATGCTGATATCCCCCAGGTATACCATTCTACCGGTATGATATCTCAAAGGATGGATCTTTAAGGATGAGGCTGTTTCTATATTTTTCAGCAGCGCTGATTTTTCTTCGATGGCAGTCTGAACCCTGCTTTCAATTACCTTGGAGCGCTTCATCATTTTGGCGGATTTATGCCCAATGTAACCCTTATCGGGCTTGATTCCGAAAAGACGTTCGCCTTTTTTGGATCTTTCTACCCGGTCAGACCAGTCAGAAACGCGCCTGGCAGAAGTTTCAAGCCTTTTAATGTCCCTTTTTAAGGCGTCATTCCTGGCAATTTCCAGATTGTCCCGGAGCTGCTTATTGTGCCACCATGAAGAGAAATTTCCTTTTTGAATCTCGATATTGGTCCGATTGATCGATAGAATATGATCTATGCAGTTGTCCAGAAATGCCCGGTCGTGAGAAACCAGTATGAATCCACACTTGCTGCGCAAGTATTCGCTAACGATTCTTTGGCCGTTCATATCCAGATGATTGGTAGGTTCATCTATAAGCAAAAATCTATTTTCCTTCAGGAACAAAACAGCAAGAAGTACCTTGGTCTGCTCGCCGTTAGAAAGCGTATAAAACGGACGATAAAGCACGTCGTCCGATACTTCCAGCAAATTCAGTTCCCTGATCAGCTGCCAATCCTGACAGCCGCTGATAATTGTATTAATGACTTCGGCCGTATCCATCAGCTCATCCTTCACTTCGTATGGAAAATATTCAAAGGACACACTCGATGATATACTGCCGCTATAATCGAATCTCCTCATCAGCAGATTCAGAAAAGTGGTCTTTCCACGGCCGTTTCTTCCGGTAAAACCAAGCTTCCAGTCAGTATCGATCTGAAAACTGACATTTTCGAAAATGTTTTCACATCCGCCTTCATAGCTGAATGTAAGGTTGGTGAAAGTTATGAGTGACATTGTGCATTTCCTCCTGCGCTGAAAAAAATATGAGATGCAGGAAAGCTGATTCCTCCATCTCATAACAGCGCAACATCAAGCACCGTGTTAGCGGCAATAAACGTTAACCCATGAGTTTTCAGATGCATCAACTTTCCTGCGCAGACACAATAAATCAAGCATTATGCAATGCCGATTCACCTGTCCCATTGTGCCATATATCAACAGCGGGAAAATTAGCGCATCCTTCCAACTCCAATCTTAAACAGTACGATGTATTATACCATAAACCTACAAACTGGCGCCATCCTTAAAGGCAAATTCCAGCCGTCCATCCCGGCGGGGGGAGTTTCGTTGACTTTTTTGAAATTCTCATAAAAACCCCTGTGCCTTCCTCCTTATCATCCTTTTCAGGATAATCATCGGCCAGGTAACCGCTGCCTTCATGTCCAAAAAAAATCTATTTGAAGGGAACTGGAAACATTTGTGGTATATTGTAGATCAAGTATAAGAAGGATGTATCTGTTAGGAATCGTTATAGTGCTATCGTATTCCGTTACTTGCATCTTCTTCAAGGAGTATCTTATATCTGTATGGTGTTTATTTGCGGCGCTGGCAAGTGTTATTATCTTATGGATCGTGCTCCGAAACAAGAACATCGGCAACGCTAAGCCTGCCTCGGCGGATCAGTACCTCTAAAACCGGGTCAAGTGGATTCGAGTTTTATGAAAGATATACTCCCAAGGCCTTGACCTTGGATACAAGATCGGTGAGGTTTTCCCCTAGAACCAAGATCAGCCGCTCCAGGTTAATACGATCAGGTATTTCAATTACATCCGGTAATACCGTACAGGTTTTCAATGTCCGGCGCAGGTCAGTGCCGAAGTCTGCGTCAGTTTGACGATAGTCAGGTGGCTCCGGCATACTGGTGATATTAAAACCCAGTGCTGTGCAAGCCTGACGGACTGAAGGATGGTAATGCAGATTGATAATGCAGCGGGCAGCAGGGAAAAACTCCTTCACCAAGAGGAGGGCGCCGCCCATGTGTCTTGAGCATCCCATTTCCGCATCCCCCAGCGTTGCCACCCTGCCCTTCATTTGCAGGAGTCGTCCGGGAATAGCGGCAATATCATCAAGTTCCTTAGCTTCCGGCAAGGCAAAGGCCAGATTGGCGCCAATCTCCGGGATCAGCCGAACGATACCGGCCTGCTTTAACTCTCCGACAGCCCGATCCAGTTCCTGGCATAACGTTCTCTCTCTGGCAGTCCGGGTGTCATCATTAAGCGTCAGGGCATTAAAGAAGACCTCCCAGAAACGATCGACCGGCGGAGGCAAAAGTTCCTCTATTCGGTCATCGGCTTCAACCCAATAACGCCCTTCTGCCGCCGGCAGCACCCGGCCGATCACAGCGGCATCCAGCCCGGCTTCTTTGAAGGCCTGCAATAGATCTCCGGTCTTTTCAAAGGCGCAGGTCAAGACCAACGTACCCTCGCTGATCACCTCATAGGGGTTGAGGCCAAAGCAGCCGCAGACTACCCGGATATCTTCCGGCGCCGGAACCTTGAAGCGTTCAATTCTCAAACCGACGTGCGAAGCTTCGGCAAGTTCCCACAAGCCCCGGGCAAGCCCGCCCTCAGTGGCGTCGTGCATGGCATGGACACCGCCAACAGAGATGGCTATACTGGCATCTGACACCACGGACATTTCTCGCAGCCGTTTGCGCGCCCGGTCTACCAACTCAAGAGCAATGCCTGCGGCCATCAGCTTCGGTCCCAGTTCACAGGCCAGGAGCCCGGCTGCCTCAATAGCCGCTCCTTTGGTAATCAACACCGCATCTCCTACCTGGGCGCCTGCCGGTGTCACGAATTCGCGACCCAGACCCCAGACGGTAATGCCCCCGATGGTCGGTATCGTCACAGCGTCATAGTAACCGGTATGACCACCCACGATCGCCATCCCCAAATCACGGGCATGTTCACTGATACTCTTGACTAATTCAGCAACGTAATCTTCCTGAGTTCCGGGCGGCAGCAGCAGG belongs to Desulfotomaculum sp. and includes:
- the abc-f gene encoding ABC-F type ribosomal protection protein, with translation MSLITFTNLTFSYEGGCENIFENVSFQIDTDWKLGFTGRNGRGKTTFLNLLMRRFDYSGSISSSVSFEYFPYEVKDELMDTAEVINTIISGCQDWQLIRELNLLEVSDDVLYRPFYTLSNGEQTKVLLAVLFLKENRFLLIDEPTNHLDMNGQRIVSEYLRSKCGFILVSHDRAFLDNCIDHILSINRTNIEIQKGNFSSWWHNKQLRDNLEIARNDALKRDIKRLETSARRVSDWSDRVERSKKGERLFGIKPDKGYIGHKSAKMMKRSKVIESRVQTAIEEKSALLKNIETASSLKIHPLRYHTGRMVYLGDISIIFGERKICEGISFSIQSGDRIALCGKNGSGKSSIAKLILGEPIPYQGIIRKGSRLKISYVSQDASGLVGNLTDYARESGIDETLFKTILRKLDFSRGMFDMDISDFSDGQKKKVIIVRSLCESAHLYIWDEPLNYIDVISRMQIEDLLGYYKPTLLFIEHDRAFCDSIATKTILL
- a CDS encoding class 3 fructose-bisphosphatase (class 3; catalyzes the formation of fructose 6-phosphate from fructose-1,6-bisphosphate), whose product is MEGCTLDNFTTKELIEHQDYLELLSKKFPTISQAASEVINLKSILNLPKGTEHFLTDLHGEYEAFDHVMRNASGVVKRKINDVLGKTLSKNDINELASLIYYPEDKLHLVKEREINLSDWYEVTIYRLIQVCRDASSKYTRSKVRKALPPEFAYIIQELLHEDEYRFNKKEYYNKIIDTIVGLDMADDFIINISAVIQRLTIDHLHIVGDVYDRGPGPHFIMDTLMKHHSMDIQWGNHDVLWMGAATGNRSCIANVVRICLRYANMDILEEGYGINLFPLATFAMDAYKDDECIQFKPKMSSSDTVPDSSFDLLAKMHKAISMIQFKLEHELILNHPEYEMNNRLLLDKINYEENTINVDGVVYKLNDQSFPTVDPNEPWKLTEEEKSVINKLRYTFMKSEKLQEHIRFMYAKGSMYLKYNSNLLFHASIPMNPDGTFKKIRLNGVESSGKYLLDNLELWSREAYFGRENKESSTDILWYLWCHHDSPLFGKDKMATFERYFIDDKTPHKEHYTPYYTLVDDEKVARMILAEFGLDPDDGHIVNGHVPVKAKKGESPIKANNKLLVIDGGFARAYQRETGIAGYTLIYNSYGLMLAKHEPFESREKSVNEGTDMHSELSTVEKVVDRKKIADTDNGQDLKKQIYYLEMLLSAFRTGVIKEKL
- the fba gene encoding fructose-1,6-bisphosphate aldolase, class II — protein: MPLVTSTEMFKKVYGKCAVGAFNVNNMEIIQGIVDAAKEEQAPLILQVSAGARKYAKHIYLMKLVEAAVEDSGLSICLHLDHGEDFEICKSCVDGGFTSVMIDGSKLPFAENIALTKKVVEYAHANGVTVEAELGRLAGVEDDVNVSAKDSSYTDPDQAIEFVRKTGCDSLAVAIGTSHGAYKFKGEAKLDFARLEKIAALLPGYPLVLHGASTVLPEFVVKCNQYGGEIKGAQGVPEEMLRKAGTMGVCKINIDTDLRLAMTASIREHFALNPADFDPRQYLRPAREAIINMVKHKIRNVLNCSNQL
- a CDS encoding AIR synthase, giving the protein MIGKVNDDFFRRTVLPNTGAASSQVVVGPGMGIDAAVLKIGDEYLAIAEDPIFPGPTTSPEELGWLTVHIGASDVAVMGIRPQFMTYSLLLPPGTQEDYVAELVKSISEHARDLGMAIVGGHTGYYDAVTIPTIGGITVWGLGREFVTPAGAQVGDAVLITKGAAIEAAGLLACELGPKLMAAGIALELVDRARKRLREMSVVSDASIAISVGGVHAMHDATEGGLARGLWELAEASHVGLRIERFKVPAPEDIRVVCGCFGLNPYEVISEGTLVLTCAFEKTGDLLQAFKEAGLDAAVIGRVLPAAEGRYWVEADDRIEELLPPPVDRFWEVFFNALTLNDDTRTARERTLCQELDRAVGELKQAGIVRLIPEIGANLAFALPEAKELDDIAAIPGRLLQMKGRVATLGDAEMGCSRHMGGALLLVKEFFPAARCIINLHYHPSVRQACTALGFNITSMPEPPDYRQTDADFGTDLRRTLKTCTVLPDVIEIPDRINLERLILVLGENLTDLVSKVKALGVYLS